In Paenibacillus sp. FSL R7-0345, a single window of DNA contains:
- a CDS encoding histidine kinase, producing MINSVQELMEEQFRLGQEKKGAELKALQSQINPHFLYNTLDMVNWMAKRMR from the coding sequence TTGATCAACAGTGTGCAGGAGCTGATGGAGGAGCAGTTCAGGCTGGGGCAGGAGAAGAAGGGGGCAGAGCTGAAGGCGCTGCAGTCCCAGATCAATCCGCATTTTTTGTATAACACGCTGGATATGGTGAACTGGATGGCCAAAAGGATGAGGTAG
- a CDS encoding nucleotidyltransferase domain-containing protein, whose amino-acid sequence MILEKVINRIVIQSEYKDFVDKYIDNILTEFKGTIHSIYMCGSIPKGTAKPFKSDADFTIICVDPKDIDYERLSNIKDRLLEEYPAVTKIDTIICSIDDVLSKPNEWGFWIKIICVCIYGHDVGEKVPPIMISPAFILDLNTETKEEVEHIHSLLSNASDNTMKTRYIKGYSKRLIRALYSLVLEDTGTWQDDILKMKNAILNYCEIDSALVDYLYACYLDSNVPVEEFLGIADEVYSYFENALNAMAASRTSFG is encoded by the coding sequence ATGATATTAGAAAAAGTTATCAATAGAATTGTAATACAAAGTGAATATAAGGATTTTGTTGATAAGTATATAGATAATATACTTACCGAATTCAAAGGTACAATTCATAGCATTTATATGTGTGGCTCGATTCCCAAAGGAACTGCTAAACCTTTTAAGTCAGATGCAGACTTTACTATTATTTGTGTAGATCCCAAAGATATTGATTACGAAAGATTGTCAAATATTAAAGACAGGCTTTTGGAAGAATATCCGGCAGTAACTAAGATTGATACGATAATTTGCTCGATTGACGATGTATTAAGTAAACCGAATGAGTGGGGTTTTTGGATAAAGATCATTTGTGTTTGCATATATGGTCATGACGTTGGTGAAAAAGTACCCCCGATAATGATTTCTCCAGCGTTCATTTTAGACTTAAATACAGAGACCAAGGAGGAAGTAGAACATATACATAGTTTACTTTCTAATGCTAGTGATAACACAATGAAAACTAGATATATTAAAGGTTACTCTAAGAGATTAATTCGTGCATTATACTCTTTGGTTTTAGAAGATACAGGTACATGGCAAGATGACATTCTTAAGATGAAAAATGCCATATTAAACTATTGTGAGATTGACTCCGCTTTAGTTGATTATCTGTATGCCTGTTACTTGGATAGTAATGTACCTGTTGAAGAGTTTCTGGGAATCGCAGATGAAGTATATAGCTATTTTGAGAACGCCTTAAATGCAATGGCTGCTTCCAGAACTTCCTTCGGCTAG
- a CDS encoding stalk domain-containing protein, giving the protein MRKPFKLQLITVLAFLLSLVSVPAAFAETSLISDKNLEQAIRAELEKPAGPITKEDLQTITSLYPDNPKKKINSLNGLEHAVNLESLMLPGLGITNIEPLKNLHKITFLALNDNQLTQMEPLQELSQLKQLIIDSNNIQKLDALAGLTNLTDLLIGHNQLKDLSPIQSLVKLNWLSVNDNQIQSLEPLRDHPELEHLYFENNLVQDISVLTSLPKLKEVSLSNNPLNTNAEKTLAELAAKGVKVLEEADDEPAPSSDPDEIMVLLNGEIVKFQVPPIQQNGSVLVPFRALFEAMGLKVDWDPKTQTIKGSKPGTLIKLKVGSTTAEINGNQKKLTVAPSIIKGSTYVPLRFIGEAVGAKVNWLAELQAVIIYTKQPFATKDKKIQVTGYGDWRDVTASVENTGDHQLILSLPEQNTILIQHYSMSDLDMNFEQYVSSFKKDITDENAVEITEQSVKVGGIDAKQLTYSLSENNETIEVQMILFEQNNEIYSLLSVFPSQASKQANAEFNEILKSIQLN; this is encoded by the coding sequence TTGCGTAAACCGTTCAAACTTCAACTAATCACTGTTCTTGCTTTTCTGCTTAGCCTCGTTTCTGTTCCAGCTGCGTTTGCAGAGACTTCTCTTATCTCAGACAAAAACCTGGAACAAGCGATTCGAGCCGAACTAGAGAAACCGGCTGGCCCCATTACCAAAGAAGATTTACAGACTATAACGTCGCTCTATCCCGATAATCCTAAGAAGAAAATTAACAGTTTAAACGGACTAGAGCATGCTGTTAATTTAGAGAGCTTAATGCTCCCAGGGCTTGGCATTACCAATATTGAGCCGCTTAAAAATCTGCATAAAATTACCTTCTTGGCTCTGAATGACAATCAGCTCACTCAAATGGAGCCGCTGCAAGAGCTGTCCCAATTGAAACAGCTTATTATCGATTCTAATAACATACAGAAGCTTGATGCACTAGCGGGATTAACCAATCTAACGGACTTGTTAATCGGCCACAATCAGCTTAAGGACCTCTCACCGATTCAATCCCTAGTCAAACTGAATTGGCTGAGCGTAAACGATAACCAAATCCAGTCTCTTGAACCGTTAAGAGATCACCCGGAACTTGAACATTTATACTTTGAGAATAATTTGGTCCAGGATATTAGCGTCTTAACAAGTCTTCCGAAGCTTAAAGAGGTTTCACTCAGCAATAATCCTTTGAATACGAATGCAGAGAAAACCCTGGCCGAGCTCGCTGCCAAAGGTGTCAAAGTGCTTGAAGAAGCTGATGACGAACCAGCACCATCTTCAGATCCTGACGAAATCATGGTGCTGTTGAATGGTGAGATCGTTAAATTCCAAGTCCCGCCCATCCAGCAAAACGGATCTGTACTTGTTCCGTTCCGCGCTCTTTTCGAAGCAATGGGTCTGAAAGTGGACTGGGATCCAAAAACGCAAACCATCAAGGGAAGTAAACCAGGTACACTGATCAAGCTTAAAGTAGGTTCAACTACTGCTGAGATCAATGGCAATCAGAAAAAACTGACAGTAGCCCCTTCTATCATCAAAGGCAGCACCTACGTTCCATTACGTTTTATCGGCGAAGCAGTGGGTGCGAAGGTGAACTGGCTGGCGGAGCTTCAAGCAGTTATCATTTATACGAAGCAGCCATTTGCGACCAAAGATAAAAAAATCCAAGTCACAGGCTACGGCGACTGGAGGGACGTAACAGCTTCTGTTGAGAATACTGGAGATCACCAGCTTATCTTAAGCTTACCAGAGCAAAACACGATACTTATTCAGCATTATAGTATGAGTGATTTAGATATGAACTTCGAACAATATGTTAGCTCGTTCAAAAAAGATATAACGGACGAAAATGCGGTGGAAATCACTGAGCAGTCTGTGAAGGTGGGGGGAATCGATGCGAAGCAGTTGACCTATAGCTTAAGCGAGAACAATGAAACGATCGAAGTTCAAATGATTCTATTCGAGCAAAATAATGAAATCTATAGCCTTTTGTCTGTTTTTCCATCTCAGGCCAGCAAACAAGCCAACGCTGAATTCAACGAAATATTAAAAAGTATACAATTGAACTAG
- a CDS encoding ATP-binding protein — protein MIHALSDYYKLVLNKGKDFVSVGDEVRLCSIYMDIQKNRYKDRIKLEIRIEDDALSCMLPKITLQPLVENAIVHGIMETEERRGTIRITGRIEQDRLRITVEDDGAGLSEREERHSGYQGSGYGVENINKRLSLFFGGEAREITFISAEGKGTSVIIDIPVMRVL, from the coding sequence GTGATTCACGCCCTGTCGGATTATTACAAGCTGGTGCTGAATAAAGGCAAGGATTTTGTGAGCGTGGGTGACGAGGTCAGGCTGTGCAGCATCTATATGGACATCCAGAAGAACCGGTACAAAGACAGGATCAAGCTGGAGATCCGCATAGAGGACGATGCGCTTAGCTGCATGCTGCCCAAGATTACCCTGCAGCCGCTGGTGGAGAACGCGATTGTGCACGGCATTATGGAAACGGAAGAGCGCAGAGGAACGATCCGGATTACAGGCCGGATTGAACAGGACAGGCTGCGGATCACCGTTGAAGACGACGGGGCCGGCTTAAGCGAACGGGAGGAGCGGCATTCGGGCTACCAGGGAAGCGGGTACGGGGTTGAGAATATCAACAAGCGGCTGAGTCTGTTTTTTGGCGGTGAAGCCAGGGAGATAACGTTCATAAGTGCAGAGGGTAAAGGGACCAGTGTGATTATAGACATTCCAGTTATGCGGGTTTTGTGA
- a CDS encoding NUDIX hydrolase, whose amino-acid sequence MLRVDVAYALIYNEEKKELLMVNNKGDSWSLPGGAVEKGETLEQAVIRETKEETGLTIEVENIVAVNEAFFKEKGHHALFITFEAKIIEGEISIQDEDEISGVEWVGIKRANDLMPYHPAGVEKLLKNSSIYTFQG is encoded by the coding sequence ATGTTAAGGGTAGATGTCGCATATGCATTAATTTATAACGAAGAAAAGAAAGAACTCTTGATGGTTAATAACAAAGGTGACAGTTGGTCTCTTCCTGGTGGTGCAGTTGAAAAGGGAGAAACTCTCGAACAGGCAGTTATCCGCGAGACTAAGGAAGAAACAGGTCTAACAATTGAAGTTGAAAACATTGTTGCAGTAAATGAAGCGTTTTTTAAGGAAAAGGGACATCACGCTTTATTTATAACTTTTGAAGCAAAAATTATTGAAGGCGAAATTTCAATTCAAGATGAAGATGAAATTTCCGGAGTAGAATGGGTAGGGATAAAAAGGGCTAATGATTTAATGCCCTATCACCCTGCTGGTGTAGAAAAGTTACTTAAAAACTCTTCAATCTATACTTTCCAAGGTTAA